DNA from Gemmatimonadetes bacterium SCN 70-22:
GCACCTCGGACAGCGGGAAGTTCACCACCTCGATGAACTCGTCGGCCTCCCGCTGGCTCTCACCCATCGAGAGCCCGGTCGCCATGAACAGGTGGATCCGCTCGTCCGTGAACCCTGGGGTCGTATAGATCGTCGTCAGCGGTTCGACACGCTCAGCGGTGCAACCGGTTTCCTCCTTGAGTTCCCGAATCGCGCACTCGAGCGGCGACTCCCCCGCATCCAGGCGCCCCGCCGGGATCTCGTACAGGTAGCGCTCGGCCGCGTATCGGTACTGCCGCACCAGAAGGAGCTGCGGATCGTCCCCGCCCGGGTCGCTGGCGAACGGGATGACTGCCGACGCCCCCGAGTGCCGGATCATTTCCAGCTCCCCTTCCGTGCCATCGGGGAAGCGCACTCGGTCTATCTCGAGGTTCAGCACGCGACCCGAATACACGCGGGCGGACGCCAGCCGCGGTGACGAACTGTCCATAGTTGGTAAGAAACTGGTACTAATTAGCGACCGGCCATCATTCGGAGGTGGGGCGCCCCAGGGCATCGTATTCCCGCACTGCCCCCACTCCCAAGGCGGCCAACGAATCCCGTACTCCCTTCGCGTCGCCCACCGCGACGACCTGCAGTCGCGCCGGTTCCAGGTGCGCTTGCGCGACGCGAAGCACG
Protein-coding regions in this window:
- a CDS encoding ADP-ribose pyrophosphatase — encoded protein: MDSSSPRLASARVYSGRVLNLEIDRVRFPDGTEGELEMIRHSGASAVIPFASDPGGDDPQLLLVRQYRYAAERYLYEIPAGRLDAGESPLECAIRELKEETGCTAERVEPLTTIYTTPGFTDERIHLFMATGLSMGESQREADEFIEVVNFPLSEVLAMIERGEIVDGKTLVAILFAAGYRLGR